The following coding sequences lie in one Mesorhizobium sp. DCY119 genomic window:
- a CDS encoding MATE family efflux transporter, with the protein MSESIALQRQDNARFDARTSRLLETPILPLLFSMAWPNVLIMVAQASTGLIETWYVARIGTEALADMALVFPTVMFTTMIAGGALGGGISSSVARALGSGRREAADALVLNAIVVSILLGLAVSLIFLVFGRPIYRLMGGQGAELEAALVYSNVVFSGSVFVWLMNGLASVIRGTGNMLFPALVSCAGIPFLVLISPLLIFGYGPIPALGIAGGGVALVCFYVVSTLAMAWYVLSGRSPVLFRWGRLRSDAIGGILRIGALSSVNALIINVTIGGATALVASVAGVTAVAGFGTGARLEYLLIPIVFGIGTPLVALVATNLGAGQRDRAVAIALTGGALAFSLTEAIGIAAAIWPEAWLRLFSTEPLMIETGSAYLRIVGPVYGFFGLGLSLYFASQGAGRLFWPLVGGSLRIAIALGGGWVALRLTGSLNWLFGAIALGLVAYGLTILTAIRSGAWFR; encoded by the coding sequence ATGAGCGAGAGTATCGCCCTTCAACGACAAGACAATGCGAGGTTCGACGCACGGACCAGCCGTCTGCTCGAAACGCCGATCCTGCCGCTGCTGTTCAGCATGGCGTGGCCGAACGTCCTCATCATGGTTGCGCAGGCCTCCACCGGTCTGATCGAAACCTGGTACGTCGCCCGGATCGGCACCGAGGCACTCGCCGACATGGCGCTTGTCTTTCCGACGGTCATGTTCACGACGATGATCGCGGGCGGCGCGCTGGGGGGCGGCATCTCGTCCAGTGTCGCTCGCGCGCTGGGCTCGGGTCGAAGAGAAGCTGCAGATGCGCTGGTCCTGAATGCGATCGTCGTCAGCATCCTGCTGGGCCTCGCCGTCAGCCTCATCTTCCTGGTGTTCGGCCGGCCGATCTACAGGCTGATGGGAGGGCAGGGCGCCGAGCTCGAAGCGGCGCTGGTCTACTCGAATGTGGTCTTCTCCGGCAGTGTCTTCGTCTGGCTGATGAACGGCCTCGCAAGCGTCATTCGCGGTACTGGCAACATGCTCTTTCCGGCACTCGTCAGTTGCGCCGGCATCCCGTTCCTGGTTTTGATCTCCCCGTTGCTGATCTTCGGTTATGGTCCCATCCCTGCGCTCGGCATTGCAGGAGGCGGCGTCGCGCTCGTCTGCTTCTACGTCGTCAGCACCCTGGCCATGGCCTGGTATGTCTTGTCCGGGCGCAGCCCCGTCCTGTTCCGATGGGGGCGGCTGCGCAGCGACGCGATCGGCGGCATCCTGCGGATTGGCGCGCTGTCCTCCGTCAACGCGCTCATCATCAACGTCACGATCGGCGGCGCCACGGCGCTTGTCGCCTCCGTCGCGGGAGTGACTGCGGTTGCCGGCTTTGGAACCGGTGCTCGGCTCGAATACCTGCTGATCCCGATCGTCTTTGGAATCGGTACTCCCCTAGTTGCCTTGGTAGCAACGAACCTCGGGGCGGGCCAGCGTGACCGCGCTGTCGCAATTGCCTTGACGGGAGGCGCGCTGGCGTTCTCCCTCACAGAGGCGATCGGTATCGCCGCGGCCATCTGGCCGGAGGCGTGGCTGAGGCTGTTCAGCACCGAACCCCTGATGATTGAAACCGGCAGCGCCTATCTGCGCATCGTCGGACCCGTCTACGGATTCTTCGGCCTGGGGCTATCGTTGTACTTCGCCTCGCAAGGCGCGGGGCGACTGTTCTGGCCGCTCGTCGGCGGCTCTCTCCGCATCGCCATAGCCCTCGGCGGGGGATGGGTCGCACTAAGACTCACCGGATCGCTCAATTGGCTCTTCGGGGCGATCGCTTTGGGCTTGGTGGCCTACGGCTTGACCATCCTGACAGCTATCCGTTCAGGCGCGTGGTTCCGATAG
- a CDS encoding alpha/beta hydrolase: MFAGFRDERIVLSTGISIRARIGGDGPPVLLLHGYPQTSACWHAVAPRLIAAGFTVVATDLRGYGASDKPHSSPDHLTYSKRAMAADQVEVMRRLGHNRFSVAGHDRGGRVARRLALDHSNAVERFAVLDIAPTATMYANTDREFATHYYHWFFLIQPAPLPEKLIGADPDFYLRSKLAAWGKSGMAVFSNAAVDEYCRSFRDPASISATCEDYRAAASIDLVHDAGDEDRRIDAPLLALWGTKGLVGKLYNVVETWEETAPNVTGHGIAVGHFLPEEAPQETADALISFFSASSAA, encoded by the coding sequence ATGTTTGCGGGGTTCAGAGACGAGAGAATCGTGCTGTCCACGGGGATTTCCATCCGCGCCCGTATCGGCGGGGACGGTCCCCCCGTCCTGCTGCTGCATGGATATCCGCAGACATCGGCCTGCTGGCACGCTGTCGCGCCCCGGCTGATTGCTGCAGGATTCACTGTTGTGGCGACCGATCTGCGTGGCTATGGCGCTTCCGACAAACCGCATTCCTCGCCCGATCATCTGACGTATTCCAAGCGGGCGATGGCTGCGGATCAGGTCGAAGTCATGCGCCGACTGGGCCACAACCGCTTTTCTGTCGCCGGTCATGATCGTGGCGGCCGGGTCGCTCGTCGGCTGGCGCTGGATCATTCGAACGCAGTGGAACGGTTCGCGGTCCTCGATATTGCACCGACGGCGACAATGTACGCCAACACAGACCGAGAGTTCGCAACGCACTATTATCATTGGTTCTTCCTGATCCAGCCCGCCCCTCTTCCCGAGAAGCTGATTGGCGCTGATCCGGACTTCTACTTGCGCAGCAAGCTGGCTGCCTGGGGCAAAAGTGGCATGGCGGTCTTTTCGAACGCTGCCGTTGACGAATACTGCCGATCCTTCCGGGATCCGGCTTCCATTTCCGCGACCTGCGAGGACTACAGGGCAGCTGCAAGCATCGACCTCGTTCACGATGCCGGCGACGAGGATCGGCGTATTGATGCTCCGTTGCTAGCGCTTTGGGGAACGAAGGGGCTTGTCGGCAAGCTCTATAACGTCGTCGAGACATGGGAGGAGACGGCCCCGAATGTGACAGGCCATGGCATTGCGGTTGGGCATTTTTTACCGGAAGAAGCTCCGCAGGAGACTGCGGACGCCCTCATTTCCTTTTTCTCGGCTTCCAGCGCCGCCTGA
- a CDS encoding SDR family NAD(P)-dependent oxidoreductase, with protein MSISRIFSVEGRKALVTGGASGIGLAVAEALAENGASVTLLDQNEEALRLEVGRLKAAGYAVDGVVGDVSRQDIKGVIASAIDRLGGLDIVFANAGISGGYGAGLDPVVGAIENLDPEIWHRTLAVNLGGVVSTLQAVTPVLKAQRSGKIVVTSSIAGLRANISIGYAYTASKSAVALLTKALALELAPFGVQVNGLAPGPFKTNINERRFHIPENEAAQAAKVPLGRLAQPDEIKGLALLLSSSASSYITGAVIPIDGGVTAGV; from the coding sequence ATGAGTATCTCCAGGATCTTTTCCGTCGAAGGGCGCAAGGCGCTTGTCACAGGCGGAGCGAGCGGCATAGGTCTCGCCGTCGCTGAAGCCTTGGCCGAGAACGGCGCGTCTGTGACTCTCCTCGATCAGAACGAGGAAGCGCTTCGCCTGGAAGTCGGCCGGCTCAAAGCCGCCGGATATGCGGTCGATGGCGTCGTCGGCGACGTCTCGCGCCAGGACATCAAGGGTGTCATCGCCTCGGCGATCGACCGTCTCGGCGGCCTCGACATCGTCTTCGCCAACGCCGGCATCAGCGGGGGGTATGGCGCCGGACTGGATCCTGTCGTCGGAGCGATCGAGAACCTCGATCCCGAAATCTGGCACAGGACACTTGCCGTCAATCTGGGCGGCGTCGTGAGCACGTTGCAGGCGGTGACGCCGGTCCTGAAAGCACAGCGCTCCGGCAAGATCGTGGTGACATCGTCCATAGCCGGCCTGAGAGCCAACATATCGATCGGCTATGCGTACACCGCCTCGAAGTCTGCGGTCGCGCTGCTGACCAAGGCGCTCGCGCTGGAGCTGGCGCCGTTCGGCGTCCAGGTGAACGGACTTGCGCCGGGGCCTTTCAAGACGAACATCAACGAGAGGCGCTTCCACATTCCCGAGAACGAAGCGGCACAGGCGGCGAAAGTGCCGTTGGGAAGGCTGGCGCAGCCTGATGAGATCAAGGGGCTTGCGCTTCTTTTGTCTTCGTCGGCGTCGAGCTACATCACCGGAGCGGTTATCCCGATCGATGGTGGTGTCACTGCCGGGGTCTAG
- a CDS encoding sulfurtransferase — MTHEPDPPLARTVTPAWLSEALQSGGDFVVLDVRFSPGQPGRRESFLAGHVPGARYIDLPTELADPVARQKGRGSNPLPQPDHLQQTLRRLGVSATATVIAYDDTNGAPAARAWWVLVWAGLADVRVLEGGLKAWVAEGGLLAKGEANVEEPGNVELAPGRLPHVDVDAVLQVANHATLVDARPADNFAGPTGGHIPGARSFPANQVLDAHGRFIEAEVLRDRLSAAGIDPDRPIVAYCGGGVAASLLTFGLDRIGADVTFYPGSWSEWRLDPARPVES, encoded by the coding sequence ATGACCCATGAACCTGACCCGCCGCTGGCGCGAACAGTCACCCCTGCCTGGCTTTCGGAGGCCCTACAATCGGGCGGAGATTTTGTCGTGCTCGACGTCCGCTTCTCTCCGGGGCAGCCCGGCCGCCGGGAAAGCTTCCTGGCCGGTCACGTTCCGGGTGCCCGATACATCGATCTCCCGACCGAACTCGCCGATCCCGTCGCACGCCAGAAGGGGAGGGGATCCAATCCACTACCGCAACCGGATCATCTTCAGCAGACCCTGCGGCGGCTTGGTGTTTCGGCCACGGCGACGGTGATCGCGTATGACGACACCAACGGCGCGCCGGCGGCGCGTGCGTGGTGGGTCCTCGTGTGGGCAGGCTTGGCCGATGTGCGTGTCCTCGAAGGCGGACTGAAAGCATGGGTCGCCGAGGGCGGGTTGCTGGCGAAGGGCGAGGCAAACGTCGAGGAACCCGGAAACGTTGAGTTGGCGCCGGGTCGGCTGCCGCATGTCGATGTCGATGCCGTGCTTCAGGTGGCAAATCACGCAACGCTCGTCGACGCGCGCCCGGCCGACAATTTTGCAGGGCCGACGGGCGGGCACATCCCCGGCGCACGCAGCTTCCCCGCAAACCAGGTGCTGGACGCCCACGGCAGGTTCATCGAGGCGGAAGTCTTGCGCGACCGTCTGAGCGCCGCCGGCATCGATCCGGATCGGCCGATCGTCGCCTATTGCGGCGGGGGCGTCGCCGCCTCGCTGCTGACCTTCGGCCTCGACCGCATCGGCGCGGATGTGACTTTTTATCCGGGTTCCTGGTCGGAGTGGCGGCTCGATCCGGCGCGCCCGGTCGAGTCTTGA
- a CDS encoding ABC transporter ATP-binding protein, giving the protein MSIQITSLSKRYKSVLGSDVVGLSPVSLSLREGGLVSIVGRSGCGKSTLLRLIAGLEQPSSGSVAVNGKNVMRPPASVRYVFQNYGESLLPWRTVGNNVRFGLRHSHRPISLPGIENAREAIIDKLLDEVGLGGTAARYPAELSGGMQQRVAIARALAANPEVLLLDEPFSAVDALSRATLQDLLLGLWKDHALTVVFVTHDIDEALYLSDRVIVLAPCGQGIQMDVDVPLPRPRNQITTRQDPTFLELRRDILSYVLAN; this is encoded by the coding sequence ATGTCGATTCAGATTACCTCCCTGAGCAAACGCTACAAGAGCGTGCTCGGCTCCGACGTCGTGGGTCTTTCGCCGGTCAGCCTGTCGCTGCGCGAAGGCGGACTGGTTTCGATCGTCGGTCGATCCGGCTGCGGCAAGTCGACGCTTCTGCGCCTGATTGCCGGTCTTGAGCAGCCGAGTTCCGGAAGTGTCGCGGTCAATGGCAAGAACGTCATGCGCCCGCCCGCCAGCGTGCGTTACGTGTTCCAGAACTACGGCGAGTCCCTGCTTCCCTGGAGGACAGTCGGCAACAACGTTCGCTTCGGATTGCGCCACTCCCATCGTCCGATTTCGTTGCCGGGCATCGAGAATGCCAGGGAAGCGATCATCGACAAGCTTCTCGATGAGGTCGGCCTCGGCGGGACCGCGGCGCGCTACCCCGCCGAACTTTCAGGCGGGATGCAGCAGCGCGTGGCGATAGCACGAGCCCTGGCCGCCAATCCGGAGGTGTTGTTGCTCGACGAGCCGTTCTCGGCAGTGGATGCGCTCAGCCGCGCCACGTTGCAGGATCTGCTGCTGGGCCTCTGGAAGGACCATGCGCTGACCGTCGTTTTCGTCACGCACGATATCGACGAGGCGCTTTATCTGTCCGACCGCGTGATCGTTCTGGCGCCTTGCGGCCAGGGCATCCAGATGGACGTGGACGTGCCCCTGCCGCGTCCACGCAACCAGATCACGACAAGGCAGGACCCGACTTTCCTCGAGCTTCGCCGCGACATCCTTTCCTACGTGCTCGCGAATTGA
- a CDS encoding GntR family transcriptional regulator translates to MNQSSLTEATYQKLHAYVLGAQVKPDGKLKIAELAQSMSVSPSVIREGLSRLVADGLVVAEPQRGFRVVPFDKSEAYHLFEARIEIERLCLTNAIEHADLAWEGRLVAALHELAKTPEERGQRGSVSIDWLKAHANFHSTLVSSCRNPWYIKIRANLYQHSERYRALALQHPRTSRDLHAEHEQIAHAAIDRDIQTTCALMTVHLKRTINEFVWEDKQETAA, encoded by the coding sequence ATGAACCAATCAAGCCTCACAGAGGCGACCTATCAGAAACTGCATGCCTATGTTCTGGGCGCGCAGGTGAAACCGGATGGAAAATTGAAGATTGCAGAGCTGGCTCAATCCATGTCTGTCAGTCCCAGCGTTATACGCGAGGGACTGTCCCGGTTGGTGGCGGATGGCTTGGTCGTGGCCGAGCCGCAGCGCGGCTTCCGGGTGGTTCCTTTCGATAAATCAGAGGCCTACCACCTGTTCGAGGCCCGCATCGAAATCGAACGTCTCTGCCTGACCAACGCCATCGAGCACGCCGACCTGGCTTGGGAGGGGCGATTGGTGGCGGCGCTTCACGAACTCGCCAAAACACCCGAGGAGCGTGGTCAACGTGGCAGCGTGTCGATCGACTGGCTCAAGGCTCATGCCAACTTCCACAGCACGCTTGTCAGTTCCTGCCGCAATCCCTGGTATATCAAGATCAGGGCCAATCTCTATCAGCACAGCGAACGCTATCGGGCCCTTGCGCTGCAGCATCCGCGCACCAGCCGGGACCTGCACGCCGAACACGAACAAATCGCCCACGCCGCCATCGACCGCGACATTCAGACTACGTGCGCGCTTATGACCGTCCATCTGAAACGCACGATCAACGAGTTCGTCTGGGAAGATAAGCAAGAGACTGCTGCATAG
- a CDS encoding transposase, with protein MLLSVWYNLSDVKLAEALDDRSSFRTFCGFSSSEPMPERTAFARFRKTLVERQLDKVLFDAITAQLKAKAIRVKAGTLVDATIIASASEDDCETHWVKHKGKPAVHGFKAHVGADADTTLVEEVAITPANINHGKAGAEALPDVPGEVFADSAYQ; from the coding sequence ATGCTGCTCTCGGTTTGGTACAACCTTTCGGACGTGAAGCTTGCCGAGGCGCTGGATGACCGGTCCTCGTTCCGGACCTTCTGCGGGTTTTCGTCATCGGAGCCGATGCCTGAACGCACGGCCTTCGCGCGCTTCCGCAAGACCCTGGTGGAGCGGCAACTGGACAAGGTGCTGTTCGACGCGATCACCGCCCAGCTCAAGGCCAAGGCGATCCGGGTGAAGGCCGGCACGCTGGTCGATGCCACCATCATCGCCTCGGCCAGCGAAGACGATTGCGAGACTCATTGGGTCAAGCACAAGGGCAAGCCTGCGGTCCACGGCTTCAAGGCTCACGTCGGCGCCGATGCCGATACGACCCTGGTGGAGGAAGTCGCCATCACGCCGGCAAATATCAATCACGGCAAGGCCGGCGCCGAGGCTCTGCCCGACGTCCCCGGTGAGGTGTTCGCCGACAGCGCCTATCAGTGA
- a CDS encoding PaaI family thioesterase, whose product MGARPHNAITESLQKRDGLGQLCALLERGSNLRSGTRWIQLVAVERGRAIFEGRPSTAVYNPIGSVHGGYAATLLDSACGYAVHSSLSADQGFTTLELKVAYTVG is encoded by the coding sequence ATGGGCGCAAGACCGCACAATGCAATTACCGAGAGCCTGCAAAAGAGGGACGGCCTTGGCCAGCTTTGCGCCCTCTTGGAAAGGGGAAGCAACCTCCGATCGGGGACACGCTGGATCCAGCTGGTAGCGGTGGAACGCGGGCGCGCGATCTTCGAAGGACGGCCATCGACGGCCGTTTACAATCCTATCGGCTCCGTTCACGGTGGCTATGCTGCGACGTTGCTGGACAGCGCTTGCGGCTACGCCGTGCACTCGAGCCTGTCAGCAGACCAGGGATTTACGACGCTCGAACTCAAGGTCGCCTATACCGTGGGTTGA
- a CDS encoding helix-turn-helix domain-containing protein, with the protein MRRPIARSLARVGERWTILILRDVLNGRTRFDEFQESLGIAPNILTGRLKALVVAGLLEKRRYSERPARDEYLLTQRGQDFRLVIVMLQTWGNAHFAPDPW; encoded by the coding sequence ATGCGGCGCCCAATTGCCCGCAGCCTCGCGCGCGTCGGAGAACGGTGGACGATCCTGATTCTTCGGGACGTCCTCAATGGCCGGACGCGCTTCGACGAATTCCAGGAAAGCCTTGGCATCGCCCCCAACATCTTGACGGGGCGACTAAAGGCGCTTGTCGTGGCCGGATTGCTCGAAAAGCGACGCTATAGCGAGCGGCCGGCCCGGGACGAGTATCTGCTGACCCAACGTGGTCAGGATTTCCGGCTGGTGATTGTGATGCTTCAGACGTGGGGGAATGCGCATTTCGCGCCAGACCCGTGGTGA
- a CDS encoding ABC transporter permease: MTAQDHVAKYPIAKPDRPAFRLPVGLTSYFRSRAFGWTIVVVLLVSWQWVSTAYRMPQLPPLSDIAQTWLQQILNGPLLTAVLQTLRITAIGYLFATIMGVTIGFLMGRVQVIWGAAEPIVELLRQVPISAMLPLLILYLGIGDSFRIAIVLLAASFPILLNSYAGARSVSKTMQMTAQTFQLNWLQTQIEIGLPSALPFILVGMRQALGVTLIVAVLTGMLAGNSGIGYFILQAQQVLDVRSLFAGIFTIAAVGYFLNTIFLIAEKRLTRWRNLGLSAH, encoded by the coding sequence GTGACTGCCCAAGATCACGTCGCCAAATATCCTATCGCAAAACCCGACCGGCCAGCGTTTCGCCTGCCTGTCGGATTGACAAGCTATTTTCGCAGCCGGGCCTTTGGCTGGACGATCGTCGTCGTGCTGCTGGTCTCGTGGCAGTGGGTCAGTACGGCCTACAGGATGCCGCAACTGCCGCCACTGTCCGACATAGCCCAGACATGGCTGCAGCAGATCCTGAACGGTCCGTTGCTGACGGCCGTCCTCCAGACGCTTCGCATCACCGCGATCGGATATCTTTTCGCGACCATCATGGGAGTAACGATCGGTTTCCTCATGGGGCGGGTTCAGGTCATCTGGGGCGCCGCCGAACCGATTGTCGAGCTGCTGCGCCAGGTTCCGATATCGGCAATGCTGCCGCTGCTGATTCTCTATCTCGGGATAGGCGACAGTTTCCGCATTGCGATCGTTTTGCTGGCGGCAAGTTTTCCGATCCTCCTCAATTCGTATGCCGGCGCCCGCAGCGTTTCGAAGACGATGCAGATGACGGCTCAGACGTTCCAGCTGAACTGGCTGCAGACGCAGATCGAGATCGGTCTGCCTTCGGCATTGCCCTTCATTCTCGTCGGCATGCGCCAGGCACTCGGCGTGACGCTGATCGTCGCCGTCCTGACCGGAATGCTCGCCGGCAACAGCGGCATCGGCTACTTCATCCTCCAGGCCCAGCAGGTGCTGGACGTGCGCTCCCTGTTTGCGGGAATCTTCACGATCGCGGCGGTGGGCTACTTTCTTAACACCATCTTCCTGATTGCCGAGAAACGCCTGACGCGCTGGCGGAACCTTGGTCTCTCCGCGCACTGA
- a CDS encoding IlvD/Edd family dehydratase, which translates to MKKKAEWPRQLRSYEWFGGKGKNAIMCRSWMKNQGMPGDTFDGRPIIGICNTWSELTPCNAHLRELAERVKRGVYEAGGFPVEFPVFSTGESTLRPTAMMFRNLAAMEVEEAIRGNPIDGVVLLGGCDKTTPALLMGAASVDIPAILVSGGPMLNGKWRGKDVGSGTAIWHFSDMVKSGKMSIDEFIDAEQGMARSAGSCMTMGTASTMASMAEALGMTLPENAAIPAVDARRRVISQLTGRRIVDMVKEDLKPSDILTKEAFENAIRVNGAVGGSTNAVIHLLALAGRVGVDLSLEDWDRLGRDVPTIVNLQPSGKHLMEEFYYAGGLPVVIKALGEMGLLHKDVMAVSGDTIWNGVKDAVNYNDEVIVPREKALTQSGGIAVLRGNLAPKGAVLKPSAASPHLMQHTGRAVVFESIEDYHARIGLDDLDIDESCIMVLKYCGPKGYPGMAEVGNLGLPPKLLKKGIRDMIRISDARMSGTAYGTVILHTAPEAADGGPLAVVQSGDLISVDVHARTIQLQVSDAELARRLGGWVKPDLPITGGYGLLYLNTVLQADQGADLDFLVGKRGSAIPLDRNGH; encoded by the coding sequence ATGAAAAAGAAGGCCGAGTGGCCACGCCAACTACGATCCTATGAGTGGTTCGGAGGCAAGGGCAAGAACGCGATCATGTGCCGTTCCTGGATGAAGAACCAGGGCATGCCAGGCGACACGTTCGATGGACGCCCCATCATCGGCATTTGCAACACCTGGTCGGAATTGACCCCGTGCAACGCGCATTTGCGCGAGTTGGCCGAGCGCGTCAAACGAGGCGTCTATGAAGCAGGCGGGTTTCCGGTCGAGTTCCCCGTCTTCTCGACCGGTGAAAGCACGCTGCGCCCCACCGCGATGATGTTCCGCAACCTGGCGGCCATGGAGGTCGAGGAGGCGATCCGGGGCAATCCCATCGATGGCGTCGTTCTGCTCGGCGGCTGTGACAAGACCACACCCGCGCTTCTGATGGGGGCTGCGTCGGTCGATATTCCGGCGATCCTCGTGTCCGGCGGTCCGATGCTGAACGGCAAGTGGCGCGGCAAGGACGTCGGGTCGGGCACGGCGATCTGGCACTTCTCGGACATGGTGAAGTCCGGCAAGATGTCGATCGACGAGTTCATCGATGCCGAACAGGGCATGGCTCGGTCGGCAGGCAGTTGCATGACCATGGGCACCGCCTCGACCATGGCGTCGATGGCAGAAGCTCTTGGGATGACACTGCCCGAAAACGCCGCGATCCCGGCGGTGGACGCGCGCCGCCGCGTCATTTCGCAGCTTACCGGCCGTCGCATCGTCGATATGGTCAAGGAAGACCTCAAGCCGTCGGATATATTGACGAAGGAAGCCTTTGAAAACGCCATTCGCGTCAATGGCGCGGTTGGTGGCTCGACCAACGCCGTCATTCATCTTCTGGCGCTGGCCGGACGCGTTGGCGTCGATCTGTCGTTGGAGGACTGGGATCGGTTGGGCCGCGATGTGCCGACGATCGTCAACCTGCAGCCTTCCGGCAAGCACCTGATGGAAGAGTTCTACTATGCGGGCGGCCTGCCCGTGGTCATCAAGGCGCTGGGTGAAATGGGCCTGCTGCACAAGGATGTCATGGCCGTCAGTGGCGATACGATTTGGAACGGCGTCAAGGACGCCGTCAACTACAACGACGAGGTGATCGTTCCGCGCGAAAAAGCGCTGACCCAATCCGGTGGAATTGCGGTTCTGCGCGGCAATCTCGCGCCAAAGGGCGCGGTCCTGAAACCGTCCGCCGCATCACCGCACCTTATGCAGCACACCGGCCGCGCCGTGGTCTTCGAGAGCATCGAGGACTACCACGCCCGCATCGGCCTGGACGATCTCGACATCGACGAGAGCTGCATCATGGTTCTCAAATACTGTGGTCCGAAAGGCTACCCGGGCATGGCCGAGGTCGGCAATCTGGGTTTGCCGCCGAAGCTGCTGAAGAAGGGCATCCGAGACATGATCCGCATATCGGATGCGCGCATGTCCGGCACGGCGTACGGCACGGTCATTCTGCACACTGCGCCGGAGGCTGCGGACGGCGGTCCGTTGGCTGTCGTCCAGAGCGGCGACTTGATTTCGGTCGACGTGCATGCTCGCACGATCCAACTTCAGGTTTCCGATGCGGAATTGGCGAGGCGTTTGGGGGGGTGGGTGAAGCCAGACCTGCCCATCACAGGCGGATACGGTCTGCTCTACTTGAACACGGTCCTGCAGGCCGATCAGGGCGCCGACCTCGATTTTCTTGTCGGCAAGCGTGGGTCTGCAATCCCGCTGGATCGAAACGGCCACTAG